The following coding sequences lie in one Nocardioides sambongensis genomic window:
- a CDS encoding FadR/GntR family transcriptional regulator: MSTTTLAQTVVAGLKARILDGSLPAGAKLPSENELIEEYAVSRTVVREAVTRLRAEGLVETFQGRGSFVLAMPEPTSFTVEASAIRSQADVLAMIDFRLGVESEAAFLAAADRTPAAAEAVQAALDAFAAASAEEAVEADFAFHRAVAAATGNRFYLDLLDSLGPMMIMLPRTRLSEEYSLTDAAHVERVRREHDNIAAAVVAGDPETARAAMRVHLGNTRRRLQG; the protein is encoded by the coding sequence GTGAGCACCACGACCCTCGCGCAGACCGTCGTCGCCGGCCTCAAGGCACGGATCCTCGACGGCTCGCTACCGGCGGGCGCGAAGCTGCCGTCCGAGAACGAGCTGATCGAGGAGTACGCCGTCTCGCGCACCGTGGTGCGCGAGGCGGTGACCCGGCTGCGGGCCGAGGGCCTGGTGGAGACGTTCCAGGGGCGCGGATCGTTCGTGCTGGCCATGCCGGAGCCGACCTCGTTCACCGTCGAGGCCTCCGCGATCCGCAGCCAGGCCGACGTGCTGGCGATGATCGACTTCCGACTGGGCGTGGAGAGCGAGGCTGCCTTCCTCGCCGCCGCCGACCGTACGCCGGCCGCCGCCGAGGCGGTGCAGGCCGCGCTCGACGCGTTCGCAGCGGCCAGCGCGGAGGAGGCCGTCGAGGCCGACTTCGCGTTCCACCGGGCGGTCGCGGCCGCCACCGGCAACCGCTTCTACCTCGACCTGCTCGACTCGCTCGGCCCGATGATGATCATGCTGCCGCGCACCCGGCTCTCCGAGGAGTACTCGCTCACCGACGCCGCCCACGTCGAGCGGGTGCGCCGCGAGCACGACAACATCGCGGCCGCGGTGGTCGCGGGCGATCCGGAGACCGCGCGTGCGGCGATGCGGGTCCACCTGGGCAACACCCGGCGTCGCCTGCAGGGCTGA
- a CDS encoding NAD(P)-dependent alcohol dehydrogenase, translating into MRAALRTRYGGPDVITFDDVPDPVPGRGELLVDVHATTVNRTDCAYRSGSPWINRVVCGLPRPRIPVLGSEYAGVVTATGADVDRYAVGDRVFGFVEGRAGAHADLVVVPTEGLVAPVPAGWELTAAAPGMEGAHYAHACLRVTGVGAGDRALVHGAAGGIGTALVQLLHAEGVEVTAVCDRLPLHRPDLLTELGAAHVLELTSGADLRAAGGGFDVVLDATGHLPYTAARPLLRPRGSYVSSDLGRGGQNLLLAAVGPVTGALGRRRARFPLPHADRTLADHLAGLMASGAYRPVIDRSYEFDELREAYAYVDSGRKVGNVVVVMPTAAE; encoded by the coding sequence GTGCGCGCAGCACTGCGGACCAGGTACGGCGGACCGGACGTCATCACCTTCGACGACGTCCCCGACCCCGTGCCCGGTCGCGGCGAGCTCCTGGTGGACGTGCACGCGACCACGGTCAACCGCACCGACTGCGCCTACCGATCCGGGAGCCCGTGGATCAACAGGGTGGTCTGCGGACTGCCCCGACCGCGGATCCCCGTGCTCGGTTCGGAGTACGCAGGCGTCGTGACCGCGACCGGCGCGGACGTGGACCGCTACGCCGTCGGTGACCGCGTCTTCGGCTTCGTGGAGGGCCGGGCCGGAGCGCACGCCGACCTGGTCGTCGTACCGACAGAAGGCCTGGTGGCTCCGGTGCCCGCCGGGTGGGAGCTGACCGCGGCAGCGCCCGGCATGGAAGGCGCGCACTATGCCCACGCCTGCCTGCGGGTGACCGGCGTCGGGGCGGGCGACCGGGCGCTGGTGCACGGAGCGGCCGGGGGCATCGGCACCGCGCTGGTCCAGCTGCTGCACGCCGAGGGCGTCGAGGTGACCGCGGTGTGCGACCGGCTCCCACTGCACCGTCCCGACCTGTTGACCGAGCTCGGCGCCGCGCACGTCCTCGAGCTCACCTCCGGCGCCGATCTGCGGGCGGCCGGCGGCGGCTTCGACGTCGTCCTCGACGCGACCGGCCACCTCCCTTACACCGCGGCCCGCCCGCTGCTGCGCCCTCGCGGCAGCTATGTCTCCTCCGACCTCGGCCGCGGCGGACAGAACCTCCTCCTGGCCGCCGTCGGACCGGTCACCGGCGCGCTCGGTCGCCGGCGGGCGCGCTTCCCGCTCCCCCACGCCGACCGGACACTCGCCGACCACCTCGCCGGCCTGATGGCCTCCGGCGCCTACCGCCCCGTCATCGACCGCAGCTACGAGTTCGACGAGCTGCGCGAGGCGTACGCCTACGTCGACAGCGGGCGGAAGGTCGGCAACGTGGTGGTCGTGATGCCGACCGCCGCCGAGTAG
- a CDS encoding nuclease-related domain-containing protein produces the protein MPDHPDEKWMRLRYAGTCRICHAALGARTQAIYERTTKTVRCLTCSTPSATVVPLPADDEPGRDARGAATAAPDAGPPASIHAPIDPGTAGASARREYERRQSRREQRVRSQHPKLGGLILALSDDPQSTTAWNTGALGEERLGRRLNELTSETMRVLHDRRVPGSRANIDHLAVTATGIHVIDAKRYVGKRPVLRVEGGVLRPRVEKLMVGSRDHTKLVDGVLQQVDLVRSLVDDDVPVTGVLCFIESDWPLIGGGFTTRGVDVLRPKKLYPRLAADGPHAGSVADLHARLADALPVA, from the coding sequence GTGCCCGACCACCCCGATGAGAAATGGATGCGCCTGCGCTACGCCGGGACATGCCGCATCTGTCACGCAGCGCTCGGCGCCCGCACCCAAGCCATCTACGAGCGGACCACCAAGACGGTCCGTTGTCTGACCTGCTCCACGCCGTCGGCGACCGTGGTCCCTCTCCCGGCGGACGACGAGCCGGGACGCGATGCCAGGGGCGCTGCGACGGCAGCGCCGGACGCCGGACCGCCGGCCTCGATCCACGCCCCGATCGATCCCGGCACCGCCGGAGCGTCGGCACGACGCGAGTACGAACGTCGCCAGTCCCGGCGTGAGCAGCGCGTCCGCTCCCAGCACCCGAAGCTCGGCGGCCTGATCCTCGCGTTGAGCGATGACCCGCAGTCGACCACTGCCTGGAACACCGGCGCGCTCGGCGAGGAGCGGCTGGGCCGTCGTCTCAACGAGCTCACCTCGGAGACGATGCGCGTTCTCCATGACCGCCGCGTCCCAGGCTCCCGCGCCAATATCGACCACCTCGCTGTCACCGCGACCGGCATCCACGTCATCGACGCCAAGCGGTACGTCGGCAAGCGGCCCGTCCTGCGGGTGGAGGGCGGAGTCCTGCGTCCCCGTGTCGAGAAGCTGATGGTCGGGTCGCGCGACCACACCAAGCTGGTCGACGGTGTGCTCCAGCAGGTCGACCTCGTGCGGTCCCTCGTGGACGACGACGTTCCGGTCACCGGCGTCCTGTGCTTCATCGAGTCCGACTGGCCACTGATCGGTGGGGGCTTCACCACCCGCGGGGTCGACGTGCTCCGGCCGAAGAAGCTCTATCCCCGACTCGCAGCCGACGGCCCCCACGCCGGCTCCGTCGCCGACCTCCACGCACGCTTGGCCGACGCCCTCCCCGTCGCGTGA
- a CDS encoding enolase C-terminal domain-like protein, with protein sequence MSPSRIARAVVTPIAFADPPLLNVVGVHQPYALRAIVELHTDTGLVGLGETYGDEAILERLAAVAAALPGHDPYDLNGLRRLVTTVLGGDTGGAGASYGGMLEVSSAHPGVHSPFEVACLDLIGRETGRPVSDLLGGAVRDRVPFSGYLFYKWAGHPGLADDDWGAALDPDAIVAQAKRMVDGWGFGSLKLKGGVFPPDDECAAIEALAEAFPGVPLRLDPNGGWTPQTSVRVAERLAGVVEYLEDPTPGIDGMAYVAARTEVPLATNMCVIAFEHLAPAVAADAVQIVLSDHHLWGGLRPSVQLAGICDAFGMGLSMHSNSHLGVSLAAMVHLAAATPNLTYACDTHYPWKTEDVIVAGALGFEDGSVAVPTGPGLGWSWTGTCSARCTSSTSPAACDGGRTPPTCARSSRVSR encoded by the coding sequence GTGAGCCCGTCGCGCATCGCACGTGCGGTCGTCACCCCGATCGCCTTCGCCGACCCACCGCTGCTCAACGTCGTCGGCGTGCACCAGCCGTACGCACTGCGTGCCATCGTCGAGCTGCACACCGACACCGGTCTGGTCGGGCTCGGCGAGACCTACGGCGACGAGGCGATCCTGGAGCGGCTGGCCGCCGTGGCCGCCGCGCTGCCCGGCCACGACCCCTACGACCTCAACGGGCTGCGGCGCCTGGTGACCACCGTGCTGGGCGGCGACACCGGCGGGGCGGGGGCGTCGTACGGCGGGATGCTGGAGGTCTCGTCGGCACATCCCGGCGTGCACTCGCCGTTCGAGGTGGCCTGCCTGGACCTGATCGGGCGGGAGACCGGACGCCCGGTCAGCGACCTGCTCGGCGGCGCGGTCCGCGACCGGGTGCCGTTCAGCGGCTACCTCTTCTACAAGTGGGCCGGCCACCCCGGACTGGCCGACGACGACTGGGGTGCCGCGCTCGACCCGGACGCGATCGTGGCGCAGGCGAAGCGGATGGTCGACGGGTGGGGCTTCGGCTCGCTGAAGCTGAAGGGTGGCGTGTTCCCGCCCGACGACGAGTGCGCCGCGATCGAGGCGCTGGCCGAGGCGTTCCCCGGGGTGCCCCTGCGACTGGACCCCAACGGCGGCTGGACCCCGCAGACCTCGGTGCGGGTGGCCGAGCGGCTGGCCGGCGTCGTGGAATACCTCGAGGACCCCACCCCCGGCATCGACGGCATGGCGTACGTCGCCGCCCGCACCGAGGTGCCTCTGGCCACGAACATGTGCGTGATCGCCTTCGAGCACCTCGCGCCCGCGGTCGCCGCCGATGCGGTGCAGATCGTGCTCTCCGACCACCACCTCTGGGGCGGGCTGCGGCCGTCGGTGCAGCTGGCCGGCATCTGCGACGCCTTCGGGATGGGCCTGTCGATGCACAGCAACTCCCACCTCGGTGTCTCGCTCGCCGCGATGGTCCATCTGGCCGCCGCCACCCCGAACCTGACCTACGCCTGCGACACCCACTACCCGTGGAAGACCGAGGACGTCATCGTCGCGGGCGCGCTGGGCTTCGAGGACGGCTCCGTCGCGGTGCCGACCGGGCCGGGCCTCGGGTGGAGTTGGACCGGGACCTGCTCGGCGCGCTGCACGAGCAGTACCTCTCCTGCGGCGTGCGACGGCGGGAGGACACCGCCTACATGCGCTCGATCGAGCCGGGTTTCGAGGTGA
- the kdgD gene encoding 5-dehydro-4-deoxyglucarate dehydratase — MTDYSPTDLAGQLQQGLLSFPVTHFTPDLEFDEDAYRRHLEWLATHPVAGLFAAGGTGEGFSLTGAETDRVVRAAVEEVAGAVPVLAPATGSTANAIAQAKAAAEAGADGLLLMPPYLTEAGQDGLVEHISRVCAATDLGVVVYSRANAVLIDDSVAKLVDRNPTMIGFKDGVGSIERMTRIYAKVGDRLTYVGGLPTAETFALPLLQLGVSTYSSALFNFLPEWAIGFYEAVRAQDRDEVYRRLNEFVIPYLDIRDRMAGYAVSIVKAGLTVVDRPAGPVRPPLTDLRAEELDELRALVNRLD, encoded by the coding sequence GTGACCGATTACAGCCCCACGGACCTGGCCGGACAGCTGCAACAAGGCCTGCTGTCGTTCCCGGTCACCCACTTCACTCCCGACCTCGAGTTCGACGAGGACGCCTACCGGCGCCACCTCGAGTGGCTCGCGACCCACCCCGTCGCCGGCCTCTTCGCCGCCGGCGGCACCGGAGAGGGCTTCTCCCTCACTGGAGCCGAGACCGACCGGGTCGTCCGCGCGGCGGTCGAGGAGGTGGCTGGAGCGGTGCCCGTGCTCGCTCCGGCGACCGGGAGCACTGCGAACGCGATCGCCCAGGCGAAAGCGGCGGCCGAGGCCGGCGCGGACGGACTGCTGCTGATGCCGCCGTACCTCACTGAGGCGGGCCAGGACGGACTGGTCGAGCACATCTCCCGTGTGTGCGCGGCGACGGATCTCGGTGTGGTGGTCTACAGCCGCGCCAATGCGGTCCTCATCGACGACTCGGTGGCGAAGCTGGTCGACCGCAACCCGACGATGATCGGGTTCAAGGACGGCGTGGGCAGCATCGAGCGGATGACCCGCATCTACGCCAAGGTCGGTGACCGACTGACCTACGTCGGTGGGCTGCCCACGGCCGAGACCTTCGCCCTGCCGCTGCTGCAACTCGGCGTGAGCACCTACTCCTCGGCGCTGTTCAACTTCCTGCCGGAGTGGGCCATCGGTTTCTACGAGGCCGTCCGTGCCCAGGATCGTGACGAGGTCTACCGTCGGCTCAACGAGTTCGTGATCCCCTACCTCGACATCCGCGACAGAATGGCCGGCTACGCGGTCTCGATCGTCAAGGCGGGCCTCACCGTGGTCGACCGTCCCGCCGGGCCGGTCCGCCCACCACTGACGGACCTGCGGGCCGAGGAGCTCGACGAACTGCGCGCGCTCGTGAACCGGCTGGACTGA
- a CDS encoding NAD-dependent epimerase/dehydratase family protein, with protein MTETVLITGALGGVGRLMRPRLARDGRILRLLDLEAPEAGPGVEAVAGSVTDPDAMAKACAGVEAVIHLGGISVEDEWDKILHTNIDGTRVVLEAARDAGVKRVVLASSNHVAGYYDSQDDWPGGLPADVAPRPDTYYGVSKLAMEGLGSLFHDRFGIDVTCLRIGSCFAKPWDPRSLWTWMSPDDGARLFEACLATPTPGFRIVWGVSRNTRAGGRWPRARRSAITRRTTRRCTPRRSWPTSTPRRWTRHSNASPAAASPSPNWVRRRYRTADPQLTCFGRRAGSIRPGPDRPRPQPGRLASLPDAPRPLHDEEKSS; from the coding sequence ATGACCGAGACCGTTCTGATCACGGGTGCGCTCGGGGGCGTCGGGCGGCTGATGCGGCCGCGGCTCGCCCGCGACGGACGGATCCTGCGACTCCTCGACCTCGAGGCGCCCGAGGCGGGGCCCGGCGTGGAGGCCGTCGCGGGCTCGGTCACCGACCCCGACGCGATGGCGAAGGCCTGTGCGGGTGTCGAGGCGGTGATCCACCTCGGCGGCATCAGCGTCGAGGACGAGTGGGACAAGATCCTGCACACCAACATCGACGGCACCCGGGTGGTGCTGGAGGCGGCCAGGGATGCGGGCGTCAAGCGCGTCGTCCTCGCCTCCAGCAACCACGTCGCGGGCTACTACGACAGCCAGGACGACTGGCCCGGCGGCCTGCCGGCCGATGTGGCCCCGCGCCCCGACACCTACTACGGCGTCAGCAAGCTCGCCATGGAGGGACTGGGCAGCCTGTTCCACGACCGGTTCGGCATCGACGTGACCTGCCTGCGCATCGGGTCGTGCTTCGCGAAGCCGTGGGACCCGCGCTCGTTGTGGACCTGGATGTCTCCCGACGACGGCGCTCGGCTCTTCGAGGCCTGTCTGGCCACCCCGACCCCGGGGTTCCGCATCGTCTGGGGCGTCTCCCGCAACACCCGGGCTGGTGGTCGCTGGCCGAGGGCGAGGCGATCGGCTATCACCCGCAGGACGACTCGGAGGTGTACGCCGAGGAGATCCTGGCCGACGTCGACCCCGCGACGCTGGACACGCCACAGCAACGCCTCGCCGGCGGCGGCTTCACCTTCACCGAACTGGGTGCGCCGCAGGTACCGCACCGCTGATCCGCAGCTGACCTGCTTCGGCCGAAGGGCCGGGTCGATCCGACCCGGCCCTGACCGACCGCGCCCGCAACCCGGGCGCCTCGCGTCCCTCCCCGACGCGCCACGACCGCTACATGACGAGGAAAAGAGCTCGTGA
- a CDS encoding TRAP transporter substrate-binding protein, whose product MNQKSGPRGSTHRRGTLKTAGILSAFVLASATLAACGGDDGGSGGDGEKLTFRLAETHPEDYPTTEGDQKFADLVNEASDGRIDIQVFAGGQLGEESDVIEQVQMGAIEMTRVSSAPMTEFAEGMGLFGLPYIWDDADHLWRFLEDESGQQLLGELEEAGFKGLTYFDPGARSFYSTDKVIDSVDDIEGMKFRVQESDVIISFIEALGGSPTPMDYGEVYSALQTGLIDGAENNEPSYLSASHYEVAPNYTLDEHMRVAEILVVNKDVWDGLSEEDQQILEDAAAEATTYQREQWDAQVEEDLAALEEADVTITEIDDIEPWREAAQPVIDEFGPTYQEYLDRIEELREE is encoded by the coding sequence ATGAACCAGAAGTCAGGTCCGCGAGGATCGACGCACCGGCGCGGCACCCTCAAGACCGCAGGCATCCTCAGCGCCTTCGTGCTGGCCTCGGCCACCCTGGCCGCCTGCGGAGGTGACGACGGCGGCTCGGGCGGTGACGGCGAGAAGCTCACGTTCCGACTCGCCGAGACCCACCCCGAGGACTACCCCACCACCGAGGGCGACCAGAAGTTCGCCGACCTGGTCAACGAGGCCAGCGACGGGCGCATCGACATCCAGGTCTTCGCCGGCGGGCAGCTCGGCGAGGAGTCCGACGTCATCGAGCAGGTCCAGATGGGTGCCATCGAGATGACCCGGGTCAGCTCGGCACCGATGACCGAGTTCGCCGAGGGCATGGGCCTGTTCGGCCTGCCCTACATCTGGGACGACGCGGACCACCTGTGGCGCTTCCTCGAGGACGAGTCGGGCCAGCAGCTGCTCGGCGAGCTCGAGGAGGCCGGCTTCAAGGGCCTGACGTACTTCGACCCCGGTGCCCGCAGCTTCTACAGCACCGACAAGGTGATCGACTCCGTCGACGACATCGAGGGGATGAAGTTCCGCGTGCAGGAGTCCGACGTGATCATCTCGTTCATCGAGGCGCTCGGCGGGTCGCCGACCCCGATGGACTACGGCGAGGTCTACAGCGCCCTGCAGACCGGTCTGATCGACGGTGCGGAGAACAACGAGCCCAGCTATCTCTCCGCCTCGCACTACGAGGTGGCGCCCAACTACACGCTGGACGAACACATGCGGGTCGCCGAGATCCTGGTGGTGAACAAGGACGTGTGGGACGGCCTCTCCGAGGAGGACCAGCAGATCCTCGAGGACGCCGCCGCCGAGGCCACCACCTACCAGCGCGAGCAGTGGGACGCCCAGGTCGAGGAGGACCTGGCAGCGCTGGAGGAGGCGGACGTGACCATCACCGAGATCGACGACATCGAGCCGTGGCGTGAGGCCGCGCAGCCGGTGATCGACGAGTTCGGGCCGACGTACCAGGAGTACCTGGACCGGATCGAAGAGCTGCGGGAGGAGTGA
- a CDS encoding TRAP transporter large permease gives MSVDPLAVTLLLGSFVLLLALRVPIALCLALSAVLEAIYLGLPLTLVSQRMVSSLDAFTLLAIPFFILSGEIMSAGGISTRLINLAGLLVGWLRGGLAMINIGASTFFGALSGSSVADVSAIGSVTIPMMKRKGYDADYAVCVTITGAAQAVMIPPSHNLIIYSMAAGGVSIGALFTAGILPGILLGATLMAFAYLIAVKRGYPKETLVPRAEIPRIVLEGLLSLLMPVIVLGGILSGIFTATESAAIACVYAFVLTFGVYRDIPISAMRVILQRTARTLGLVLFIIAAAGAFGYFLTYLRVPALVTDALLDVSTNTVVVLLLINILLLALGAIMDMAPLILITTPILLPVATTLGMDPVQFGIMLLLNLAIGLITPPVGNVLFVGCAIGGISIEKASRALPLFLLPMLVVLLLVTFVPAISLTLPEAFGQ, from the coding sequence GTGTCTGTCGATCCCCTTGCCGTCACTCTTCTTCTGGGCAGCTTCGTCCTCCTGCTCGCCCTGCGCGTTCCGATCGCGCTCTGCCTGGCTCTGTCCGCCGTGCTCGAGGCGATCTACCTCGGTCTGCCGCTCACGCTGGTGAGCCAGCGGATGGTGTCCAGTCTCGATGCCTTCACCCTCCTGGCCATCCCCTTCTTCATCCTCAGCGGCGAGATCATGAGCGCCGGCGGGATCTCCACCCGGCTGATCAACCTGGCCGGCCTGCTGGTCGGCTGGCTGCGCGGCGGCCTGGCGATGATCAACATCGGCGCCAGCACCTTCTTCGGCGCCCTCTCCGGCTCCTCGGTCGCCGACGTCTCGGCGATCGGCTCGGTCACCATCCCGATGATGAAACGCAAGGGGTACGACGCCGACTACGCGGTCTGCGTCACGATCACCGGCGCCGCCCAGGCGGTGATGATCCCGCCCAGCCACAACCTGATCATCTACTCGATGGCGGCCGGTGGCGTCTCCATCGGAGCGCTCTTCACCGCCGGGATCCTGCCCGGAATCCTGCTCGGCGCGACGCTGATGGCCTTCGCCTACCTGATCGCGGTCAAGCGCGGGTATCCGAAGGAGACGCTGGTCCCCCGGGCAGAGATCCCGCGGATCGTGCTGGAAGGACTGCTCAGCCTGCTGATGCCGGTCATCGTGCTGGGCGGCATCCTCTCCGGCATCTTCACCGCGACCGAGTCCGCAGCCATCGCGTGCGTCTACGCGTTCGTCCTGACCTTCGGCGTCTACCGCGACATCCCGATCAGCGCGATGAGGGTCATCCTGCAGCGCACCGCCCGCACCCTCGGCCTGGTGCTGTTCATCATCGCGGCGGCCGGAGCCTTCGGTTACTTCCTGACCTACCTGCGGGTGCCGGCACTGGTCACCGACGCGCTGCTCGACGTGTCCACCAACACCGTCGTCGTACTGCTGCTGATCAACATCCTGCTGCTGGCGCTCGGCGCGATCATGGACATGGCCCCGCTCATCCTGATCACCACGCCGATCCTGCTCCCGGTGGCCACGACGCTCGGCATGGACCCGGTGCAGTTCGGGATCATGCTGCTGCTCAACCTCGCCATCGGGTTGATCACACCGCCGGTCGGCAACGTCCTGTTCGTCGGCTGTGCGATCGGCGGCATCTCCATCGAGAAGGCGTCTCGCGCGCTTCCCCTGTTCCTGCTCCCCATGCTCGTCGTCCTGTTGCTCGTGACGTTCGTCCCGGCAATCTCCCTCACCCTGCCCGAGGCCTTCGGCCAGTAG
- a CDS encoding TRAP transporter small permease gives MNAVKKGLRAIDTVFEIVTLTCLLGVVFVVLYQIFGREVLDSTPAWSEELSRILLIWIGMLCAALGFREGAHIAITFVVDRFPKLLRRAVDYGVLALVLLFGLYLLVDGIQLTDEASVATLPGTGLPRSALYAALPFSGAMICLYTVQQFFGIDTRRYARDVDAADYE, from the coding sequence ATGAACGCGGTGAAGAAGGGCCTCCGGGCCATCGACACGGTCTTCGAGATCGTGACCCTGACCTGCTTGCTGGGCGTCGTCTTCGTCGTGCTCTACCAGATCTTCGGCCGCGAGGTCCTCGACTCGACGCCCGCGTGGAGCGAGGAGCTCTCCCGCATCCTGCTGATCTGGATCGGCATGCTGTGCGCCGCGCTCGGGTTCCGCGAGGGCGCACACATCGCGATCACCTTCGTGGTGGACCGGTTCCCCAAACTCCTGCGCCGCGCCGTCGACTACGGAGTGCTGGCGCTGGTCCTGCTGTTCGGCCTCTACCTCCTCGTCGACGGCATCCAGCTCACCGACGAGGCGAGCGTCGCGACACTGCCCGGCACTGGCCTGCCGCGCAGCGCGCTCTACGCGGCGCTGCCGTTCTCCGGGGCGATGATCTGCCTCTACACCGTCCAACAGTTCTTCGGAATCGACACGCGGCGCTACGCCCGCGATGTAGACGCCGCCGACTACGAGTGA
- a CDS encoding LysR family transcriptional regulator, which translates to MLTLDQVRSFVAVAEELHFGRAAERLQMTQPPLSRQIQKLERAIGVQLLERDNRKVELTGAGEAFLEEAYRLLNMVEGAGDLARRVDAGAAGVVRLGFTAVSAISILGPLLRRLTAELPDVEVLLSERVTMAQVEGIRRGEIDLGLARPPFDTELLSSRVILREPLMAVVPVEHPLAAIDRPLIATDFDAETVIGYHPQQSRYFHELSVRFLANAHPRIEQRVHQVLTAMLLASAERGLAFVPASAASLHVDGVVLKDLAHHGGDTRLDADPERPVEVHAIWADASLSPVVRRVLGVVERLAAES; encoded by the coding sequence GTGTTGACCCTCGATCAGGTGCGTTCCTTCGTCGCGGTCGCCGAGGAACTCCACTTCGGTCGCGCGGCGGAACGGCTGCAGATGACCCAGCCGCCGCTGAGCCGTCAGATCCAGAAGCTGGAGAGGGCGATCGGCGTGCAGTTGCTGGAGCGGGACAATCGCAAGGTCGAGCTGACCGGGGCGGGAGAGGCCTTTCTCGAGGAGGCCTACCGACTGCTGAACATGGTCGAGGGAGCCGGCGACCTCGCCCGCCGGGTGGACGCCGGAGCGGCGGGCGTCGTACGGCTGGGCTTCACCGCCGTCTCCGCGATCTCGATCCTCGGCCCGCTCCTGCGCCGCCTCACGGCCGAGTTGCCCGACGTGGAGGTGCTGCTCTCCGAGCGGGTCACCATGGCCCAGGTCGAGGGGATCCGTCGAGGCGAGATCGACCTCGGGCTGGCCCGCCCGCCTTTCGACACCGAACTGCTGTCGTCGCGGGTGATCCTGCGCGAGCCGCTGATGGCGGTCGTTCCTGTCGAGCATCCGCTGGCGGCGATCGATCGACCGCTCATCGCCACCGACTTCGACGCCGAGACCGTCATCGGCTATCACCCGCAGCAGTCCCGCTACTTCCATGAACTGTCGGTGCGCTTCCTCGCCAACGCCCACCCGCGCATCGAGCAGCGGGTGCACCAGGTGCTCACCGCGATGCTGCTGGCCTCGGCCGAACGCGGCCTCGCCTTCGTCCCGGCCTCGGCGGCCTCGCTGCACGTCGACGGCGTCGTGCTCAAGGACCTGGCCCACCACGGCGGTGACACCCGCCTCGACGCCGACCCCGAGCGCCCCGTCGAGGTGCACGCGATCTGGGCGGATGCCTCACTCAGCCCCGTCGTACGACGGGTGCTGGGCGTGGTCGAGCGCCTCGCGGCGGAGAGCTGA
- the kdgD gene encoding 5-dehydro-4-deoxyglucarate dehydratase has product MTEYSPTDLAAQLKSGLLSFPVTHFTDELAFDEAAYRKHLSWLAEHPVAGLFAAGGTGEAFSLTFEETDRVVRAAVDEVAGAVPVLAPATGSTTNAIAQAEAAQAAGADGLLLMPPYLTEASQAGLVEHVTAVCQATGLGVIVYSRANAVLNDESVAELADRNPTMVGFKDGVGSIEQMTRTYARVGDRLIYVGGLPTAETFALPLLQLGVSTYSSALFNFLPGWAIEFYEAVRAQDRDEVYRRLNEFVIPYLDIRDRTAGYAVSIVKAGLEAVGRPAGPVRPPLTNLHQTEVDELRDLIARIP; this is encoded by the coding sequence GTGACCGAGTACAGCCCGACCGACCTGGCCGCCCAGCTCAAGAGCGGGCTGCTGTCCTTCCCGGTCACCCACTTCACCGACGAGCTCGCCTTCGACGAGGCGGCCTACCGCAAGCACCTCTCCTGGCTGGCCGAGCACCCAGTCGCCGGCCTCTTCGCCGCCGGCGGCACCGGCGAGGCGTTCTCCCTCACCTTCGAGGAGACCGACCGCGTCGTGCGCGCCGCGGTCGACGAGGTGGCCGGCGCCGTACCCGTGCTGGCCCCGGCGACCGGGAGCACCACCAACGCGATCGCGCAGGCCGAGGCCGCGCAGGCGGCCGGGGCGGACGGGCTCCTGCTGATGCCGCCGTACCTCACCGAAGCCAGCCAGGCCGGCCTCGTCGAGCACGTCACCGCGGTCTGCCAGGCCACCGGCCTCGGCGTGATCGTCTACAGCCGCGCGAACGCCGTGCTCAACGACGAGTCCGTCGCCGAGCTCGCGGACCGCAACCCGACCATGGTCGGCTTCAAGGACGGCGTCGGCAGCATCGAGCAGATGACCCGCACCTACGCCCGGGTCGGCGACCGGCTGATCTACGTCGGGGGGCTGCCCACCGCGGAGACCTTCGCGCTGCCCCTGCTCCAGCTCGGGGTGAGTACCTACTCCTCGGCGCTCTTCAACTTCCTGCCCGGCTGGGCGATCGAGTTCTACGAGGCCGTCCGTGCACAGGACCGCGACGAGGTCTACCGTCGACTCAACGAGTTCGTGATCCCCTACCTCGACATCCGCGACCGCACCGCCGGGTACGCCGTGTCGATCGTCAAGGCCGGCCTCGAGGCGGTCGGACGACCGGCCGGTCCGGTCCGGCCCCCCTTGACCAACCTGCACCAGACCGAGGTCGACGAGCTGCGCGACCTGATCGCCCGCATCCCCTGA